From Streptomyces zhihengii, the proteins below share one genomic window:
- a CDS encoding glucose-1-phosphate thymidylyltransferase: MKALVLSGGAGTRLRPITHTSAKQLVPVANKPVLFYGLEAIAEAGITEVGVVVGETAAEIEEAVGDGSRFGVKVTYIPQERPLGLAHAVIISREFLGEDDFVMYLGDNFIVGGISGLVDEFRTERPDAQILLTKVADPTSFGVAELDTAGRVVALEEKPERPKSDLALVGVYLFTPAVHEAVRAIEPSRRGELEITHAIQWLIDRRRDVRSTTIAGYWKDTGNVTDMLEVNRSVLETVDCRIDGSVDESSEIIGRVCVEAGARIVNSRIVGPAVIGHSTLISGSYVGPFTSVADGCRIEDSEIEYSIVLRGASITGVRRIEASLIGRDVEVTPAPRNPSSHRLVLGDHSKVQISS, encoded by the coding sequence GTGAAGGCACTCGTACTTTCCGGAGGAGCCGGCACACGACTCCGTCCCATTACGCACACCTCCGCCAAGCAACTGGTGCCGGTGGCCAACAAACCGGTGCTCTTCTACGGCCTGGAGGCGATCGCCGAGGCCGGAATCACCGAGGTCGGTGTCGTCGTCGGGGAGACCGCGGCGGAGATCGAGGAAGCCGTCGGCGACGGGTCCCGGTTCGGGGTCAAGGTCACCTACATTCCGCAGGAGCGGCCGCTCGGACTGGCCCACGCGGTGATCATCTCCCGGGAATTCCTCGGAGAAGACGATTTTGTGATGTATCTCGGCGACAATTTCATCGTCGGTGGCATCAGCGGCCTGGTCGACGAATTCCGCACCGAACGGCCCGACGCGCAGATCCTGCTGACCAAGGTCGCCGACCCGACCTCCTTCGGCGTCGCCGAACTCGACACCGCCGGTCGCGTGGTGGCCCTGGAGGAGAAGCCCGAGCGGCCCAAGAGCGATCTCGCGCTCGTCGGCGTCTACCTCTTCACCCCCGCCGTGCACGAGGCCGTCCGCGCCATCGAGCCGTCCCGGCGGGGCGAGCTGGAGATCACCCACGCCATCCAGTGGCTGATCGACCGGCGGCGCGACGTCCGCTCCACCACCATCGCCGGCTACTGGAAGGACACCGGCAACGTCACCGACATGCTGGAGGTCAACCGGTCGGTGCTGGAGACGGTCGACTGCCGGATCGACGGCTCCGTCGACGAGAGCAGCGAGATCATCGGCCGGGTGTGCGTGGAGGCGGGCGCGCGGATCGTGAACAGCCGGATCGTCGGCCCCGCGGTCATCGGGCATTCCACCCTGATCAGCGGCTCCTACGTCGGGCCCTTCACCTCGGTGGCCGACGGCTGCCGCATCGAGGACAGCGAGATCGAGTACTCGATCGTGCTGCGCGGCGCCTCCATCACCGGGGTGCGGCGCATCGAGGCCTCGCTCATCGGCCGCGACGTCGAGGTCACCCCGGCCCCCCGCAACCCCTCCTCCCACCGACTCGTGCTCGGCGACCACAGCAAGGTGCAGATCTCGTCATGA
- the rfbB gene encoding dTDP-glucose 4,6-dehydratase, whose translation MTTAILVTGGAGFIGSHYVRTLLGPHGPGDVRITVLDALTYAGNEANLDEVAGDDRLHFVRGDICDPELVGKLMAEHDQVVHFAAESHVDRSIDGGGEFVRTNVLGTQTLADAAHRAGISVFVQISTDEVYGSIDEGSWPETHPLAPTSPYAAAKAAGDLVALSYHRTHGLDVRVTRCSNNYGHHHFPEKVVPLFITRLLDGGTVPLYGDGGNVRDWLHIDDHVQGIERVRTEGRPGEVYNIGGGTELSNRELTGLLLDACGAGWDRVEHVADRKGHDRRYSVDWTKAREELGYRPRKDFATGLAETVAWYRDNRAWWEPLKERAAL comes from the coding sequence ATGACCACCGCCATCCTGGTGACCGGCGGCGCCGGTTTCATCGGCTCCCACTACGTCCGCACCCTGCTCGGCCCGCACGGCCCGGGCGACGTCCGGATCACCGTGCTCGACGCACTCACCTACGCAGGCAACGAGGCCAATCTCGACGAGGTCGCCGGCGACGACCGTCTGCACTTCGTGCGCGGCGACATCTGCGACCCGGAGCTCGTCGGCAAGCTCATGGCCGAACACGACCAGGTGGTCCACTTCGCCGCCGAATCGCACGTCGACCGGTCCATCGACGGCGGCGGCGAGTTCGTCCGCACCAACGTCCTGGGCACCCAGACCCTCGCCGACGCGGCCCACCGCGCCGGGATCTCCGTCTTCGTCCAGATCTCCACCGACGAGGTCTACGGCTCCATCGACGAGGGCTCCTGGCCCGAGACCCACCCGCTGGCGCCCACCTCGCCCTACGCCGCCGCCAAGGCCGCGGGCGACCTGGTCGCCCTGTCCTACCACCGCACCCACGGCCTGGACGTGCGGGTGACCCGCTGCTCCAACAACTACGGGCACCACCACTTCCCCGAGAAGGTCGTCCCGCTGTTCATCACCCGGCTGCTCGACGGGGGCACCGTCCCGCTCTACGGGGACGGCGGGAACGTGCGCGACTGGCTCCACATCGACGACCACGTCCAGGGCATCGAACGCGTCCGCACCGAGGGCCGCCCCGGCGAGGTCTACAACATCGGCGGCGGCACCGAGCTCTCCAACAGGGAACTCACCGGCCTGCTCCTCGACGCGTGCGGCGCCGGCTGGGACCGCGTGGAGCACGTCGCCGACCGCAAGGGACACGACCGCCGCTACTCCGTCGACTGGACCAAGGCCCGCGAGGAGCTGGGCTACCGGCCGCGCAAGGACTTCGCCACCGGGCTCGCCGAGACCGTCGCCTGGTACCGCGACAACCGCGCCTGGTGGGAGCCGCTGAAGGAGCGTGCGGCGCTGTGA
- the rfbD gene encoding dTDP-4-dehydrorhamnose reductase, with the protein MSTCWLVTGADGMLARDVTARIAADGERGAALGRAALDITGPDDVRAALAAHRPDVVVNCAAWNDVDGAETHEEAAHAANATGPRVLAEACKESGAVLLHVSTDYVFAGDAHEPYPEDASTDPRGAYARSKAAGERAVLELLPETGHVVRTAWLYGAGGRNFVRTMIGLEAARETVDVVDDQRGQPTWSADLAALLLRLGRGALDGSVPPGIQHGTSSGETTWYGLTREIFRLLGADPDRVRPTTSAAFERPAPRPAYSVLGHERLRTSGIEPIREWREALGEAFPEIVRAHRESRATGP; encoded by the coding sequence GTGAGCACCTGCTGGCTGGTCACCGGGGCGGACGGCATGCTGGCCCGGGACGTCACGGCCCGGATCGCCGCCGACGGCGAGCGCGGCGCCGCCCTCGGGCGGGCGGCGCTGGACATCACCGGCCCGGACGACGTGCGCGCCGCGCTGGCCGCGCACCGCCCGGACGTGGTGGTCAACTGCGCCGCGTGGAACGACGTCGACGGCGCCGAGACCCACGAGGAGGCCGCCCACGCCGCCAACGCGACCGGCCCCCGGGTGCTCGCCGAGGCGTGCAAGGAGAGCGGCGCCGTGCTGCTGCACGTCTCCACCGACTACGTCTTCGCCGGGGACGCCCACGAGCCCTACCCCGAGGACGCGTCCACCGACCCGCGCGGCGCCTATGCGCGCAGCAAGGCGGCGGGCGAGCGGGCCGTGCTGGAACTGCTCCCGGAGACCGGACACGTGGTGCGCACCGCCTGGCTCTACGGCGCGGGCGGGCGCAACTTCGTGCGCACCATGATCGGCCTGGAGGCCGCCCGCGAGACGGTGGACGTCGTCGACGACCAGCGCGGCCAGCCGACCTGGAGCGCCGACCTCGCCGCCCTGCTGCTGCGGCTGGGCCGGGGCGCGCTCGACGGGAGCGTGCCGCCCGGGATCCAGCACGGCACCAGCTCCGGCGAGACCACCTGGTACGGCCTCACCCGGGAGATCTTCCGCCTGCTGGGCGCCGACCCGGACCGGGTGCGGCCCACCACCAGCGCGGCCTTCGAACGCCCCGCGCCCCGCCCGGCGTACAGCGTGCTGGGGCACGAAAGGCTGCGGACCTCGGGCATCGAACCCATTCGCGAATGGCGCGAGGCACTCGGAGAGGCGTTCCCGGAGATCGTCCGGGCACACAGAGAATCGCGTGCCACCGGGCCGTAG
- a CDS encoding class I SAM-dependent methyltransferase, translated as MDRHGFLRQLHRVSKPRNYLEIGVNDGRSLALSRVPSVAVDPAFRLVTSISCDVHLVRATSDDFFARRDPLVHLRTGRNPFRALARRDPMNVLGGEPRLELSFIDGMHLFEYALRDFMNVERHSRWSSVIVLDDMMPRDVDEAARDRHTKFWTGDVYKVVQVLRRYRPDLVVVEVDTAPTGVAVVFGADPASTVLKDSYDRIVEEYVVPDPQDVPDEVLTRKNAVRPEALLGAGFWPGLVRARTLRRGRASFAPVRQGLERLTG; from the coding sequence GTGGACCGCCACGGCTTCCTGCGTCAACTGCACCGTGTGAGCAAACCCCGAAACTATTTGGAGATCGGGGTCAACGACGGGCGCAGTCTCGCTCTTTCCCGCGTTCCCTCGGTTGCCGTGGACCCGGCATTCCGATTGGTCACGAGCATCAGTTGCGACGTGCATCTGGTCAGGGCCACGAGCGACGATTTCTTCGCCCGCCGGGATCCCCTGGTCCATCTGCGCACCGGGCGGAATCCCTTCCGTGCGCTCGCTCGCAGGGATCCGATGAACGTACTGGGCGGCGAACCGCGCCTGGAGCTCTCGTTCATCGACGGAATGCACCTGTTCGAATACGCCCTGCGTGATTTCATGAACGTCGAACGGCATTCCCGCTGGTCCAGCGTGATCGTCCTCGACGACATGATGCCGAGGGACGTGGACGAGGCCGCGCGCGACCGCCACACGAAGTTCTGGACGGGCGACGTCTACAAGGTCGTCCAGGTGCTCCGCCGGTACCGGCCCGACCTCGTCGTCGTGGAGGTGGACACCGCGCCCACCGGGGTGGCCGTCGTCTTCGGCGCCGATCCCGCCAGCACCGTGCTGAAGGACTCCTACGACCGGATCGTCGAGGAGTACGTCGTCCCCGACCCGCAGGACGTCCCCGACGAGGTGCTCACCCGCAAGAACGCGGTGCGCCCGGAGGCGCTGCTCGGCGCCGGATTCTGGCCGGGCCTCGTCCGCGCCCGCACGCTGCGCCGGGGGCGCGCGTCCTTCGCGCCGGTGCGGCAGGGGCTGGAGCGGCTCACGGGCTGA
- the rfbC gene encoding dTDP-4-dehydrorhamnose 3,5-epimerase, whose protein sequence is MRELSIAGAWVHEPRVFPDSRGSFHEWFKAPDLAAVTGHRLRLEQANCSVSSRGTLRGVHFADVPPSQAKYVTCVRGAVLDVVVDIRVGSPGFGRWESVRLDDRDHRAVYLSEGLGHAFMALTDDATVVYLCSEGYAPEREHGLHPLDPELAIAWPDGIAPVLSEKDAAAPGLAEAARRGLLPRYEDCLAYYARLNDAGGAPGPAGGPGGLRGAYDRA, encoded by the coding sequence ATGCGGGAACTCTCCATCGCCGGGGCCTGGGTGCACGAGCCGCGGGTCTTCCCCGACAGCCGGGGCAGCTTCCACGAGTGGTTCAAGGCACCGGACCTCGCGGCCGTCACGGGGCACCGGCTGCGGCTGGAGCAGGCGAACTGCTCCGTCTCCAGCCGGGGCACGCTGCGCGGCGTCCACTTCGCCGACGTGCCGCCGAGCCAGGCGAAGTACGTGACCTGTGTGCGGGGCGCGGTGCTGGACGTGGTCGTCGACATCCGGGTCGGGTCGCCGGGCTTCGGCAGGTGGGAGTCGGTCCGGCTGGACGACCGCGACCACCGCGCGGTGTACCTGTCGGAGGGCCTCGGGCACGCGTTCATGGCGCTGACGGACGACGCGACGGTGGTCTACCTCTGCTCCGAGGGGTACGCCCCCGAGCGGGAGCACGGCCTCCATCCGCTCGATCCGGAGCTGGCCATCGCCTGGCCGGACGGCATCGCGCCGGTGCTCTCCGAGAAGGACGCCGCGGCGCCGGGGCTCGCGGAGGCCGCGCGCCGGGGGCTGCTGCCCCGCTACGAGGACTGCCTGGCGTACTACGCGCGGCTGAACGACGCCGGCGGCGCCCCCGGCCCCGCCGGCGGCCCGGGCGGGCTCCGGGGGGCCTACGACCGGGCCTGA
- a CDS encoding glycosyltransferase family 2 protein: protein MSVVIPVYNPGKYLDPCITSLVGQTMPAGEFEVLFVDDGSTDDTPERLDALAERHPHFRVIHIPNSGWPGKPRNIGVEAARGEYVQFLDQDDHLGTDALRRLYALGHRNGSDIVIGKVASNFRGVPHGVFRKNRERCTLRNAPLFDSLTPHKMFRTAFLREHGIAYPEGKRRLEDQLYMMRAYIPAQVVSILGTYTCYHYSKRDDGKNAGSAKLVPEGYYANLREVLDVVVAGTEPGALRDRVLRRFYRVEMLGRLSEPAVLTYDDAFLREMTDAVRPLALDFMGGSVHDGLGPVLRLRSELLRADDEAGLVRLARFASSVRGGVRLEDLAWQPDGRIAVRISARLVHGEDREPLTMVRRDGRVYLDPAVTDRFLPAGELVDVTDDLRGFTAELSLRDRETAVEWPCPASFTAEVADRPDGTCEVVLHGTGHLATEGGRKGRGSLPRGFWDAWVTVRGLGVVRRTRLGADRAEHVADRCVPALLSGGPRSVIPYFTDPHGNLTLDVARRGKRTAAYLRGRTVLRMPGTPVQLRLDLFTTGATAPGTGAGDGAPELVLTKPSDDGDLAEATVVHSAPGELRPALDRAHLTLPRRLPGAPEGTWQLSVRLDGGNGPLLPLCSADVDGSGRLRPDGGLPVPDPVLLRQLITERRRAAARRAVRSVVGPVVRRLPAKARKKARRLAARVFG from the coding sequence GTGAGTGTCGTCATCCCGGTGTACAACCCGGGGAAGTACCTGGATCCGTGCATCACATCCCTCGTCGGACAGACCATGCCGGCCGGGGAGTTCGAGGTGCTCTTCGTCGACGACGGGTCCACCGACGACACCCCGGAGCGCCTGGACGCGCTGGCCGAGCGCCACCCGCACTTCCGGGTGATCCACATCCCCAACTCGGGCTGGCCCGGCAAGCCGCGGAACATCGGCGTGGAGGCGGCGCGGGGCGAGTACGTCCAGTTCCTCGACCAGGACGACCACCTCGGCACCGACGCCCTGCGCCGCCTCTACGCATTGGGGCACCGCAACGGTTCGGACATCGTGATCGGCAAGGTGGCGAGCAACTTCCGGGGCGTCCCGCACGGCGTCTTCCGCAAGAACCGCGAACGCTGCACGCTGCGCAACGCCCCGCTGTTCGACAGCCTCACGCCGCACAAGATGTTCCGCACCGCGTTCCTGCGCGAGCACGGCATCGCCTATCCGGAGGGGAAGCGCCGGCTGGAGGACCAGCTCTACATGATGAGGGCGTACATCCCCGCCCAGGTGGTCTCGATCCTCGGCACGTACACCTGCTACCACTACTCGAAGCGGGACGACGGCAAGAACGCCGGGTCGGCCAAGCTGGTCCCCGAGGGGTACTACGCCAATCTGCGCGAGGTGCTGGACGTCGTCGTCGCGGGCACCGAGCCCGGTGCGCTGCGCGACCGGGTGCTGCGCCGCTTCTACCGGGTGGAGATGCTGGGCCGCCTCAGCGAACCGGCCGTGCTCACCTACGACGACGCCTTCCTGCGCGAGATGACCGACGCCGTCCGCCCGCTCGCCCTGGACTTCATGGGCGGCTCCGTCCACGACGGGCTCGGCCCCGTGCTGCGGCTGCGCTCCGAGCTGCTGCGCGCCGACGACGAGGCGGGGCTGGTCCGTCTCGCCCGGTTCGCCTCCTCCGTCCGGGGCGGGGTCCGCCTGGAGGACCTGGCCTGGCAGCCGGACGGCCGGATCGCCGTGCGGATCAGCGCGCGGCTGGTGCACGGCGAGGACCGCGAGCCGCTGACCATGGTCCGCCGCGACGGGCGGGTGTACCTCGACCCGGCGGTCACCGACCGGTTCCTGCCGGCGGGCGAACTGGTCGACGTCACCGACGACCTGCGCGGCTTCACGGCCGAACTGTCGCTGCGGGACCGGGAGACGGCGGTCGAGTGGCCGTGTCCGGCGTCGTTCACCGCCGAGGTGGCCGACCGGCCGGACGGGACCTGCGAGGTGGTGCTGCACGGCACCGGGCACCTGGCGACGGAGGGCGGCAGGAAGGGGCGGGGCAGTCTGCCGCGCGGCTTCTGGGACGCCTGGGTGACCGTGCGGGGGCTCGGTGTCGTGCGCCGGACCCGGCTCGGGGCCGACCGGGCGGAGCACGTCGCCGACCGCTGCGTGCCGGCCCTGCTGTCCGGCGGGCCGCGGTCGGTCATCCCGTACTTCACCGACCCGCACGGCAATCTCACGCTCGACGTGGCACGGCGCGGCAAGCGGACCGCCGCGTATCTGCGCGGCCGGACGGTGCTGCGGATGCCGGGGACGCCCGTCCAGCTCCGGCTGGACCTGTTCACCACCGGCGCCACCGCCCCTGGGACGGGGGCCGGCGACGGCGCCCCCGAGCTGGTGCTGACCAAGCCCTCGGACGACGGCGACCTCGCCGAGGCCACCGTGGTCCACTCCGCCCCGGGCGAGCTGCGTCCGGCGCTGGACCGGGCGCATCTGACGCTCCCCCGGCGGCTGCCCGGGGCGCCGGAGGGCACCTGGCAGCTGTCGGTGCGGCTGGACGGCGGGAACGGGCCGCTGCTGCCGCTGTGCAGCGCGGACGTCGACGGCTCGGGCCGGCTCCGGCCGGACGGCGGTCTCCCGGTGCCGGACCCCGTGCTGCTGCGGCAGCTGATCACCGAGCGGCGGCGGGCGGCGGCCCGCCGGGCGGTCAGATCGGTCGTCGGGCCGGTCGTGCGGCGGCTGCCGGCGAAGGCCCGGAAGAAGGCCCGGCGCCTCGCGGCCCGGGTGTTCGGCTGA
- the proB gene encoding glutamate 5-kinase yields MTVARQQVTQARRIVVKVGSSSLTTAAGGLDADRVDALVDVLAKVRSGGEREIVLVSSGAIAAGLAPLGLARRPKDLARQQAAASVGQGLLVARYTASFARYGVRVGQVLLTGDDTSRRAHYRNAYRTLDQLLAMGAVPVVNENDTVATDEIRFGDNDRLAALVAHLVRADLLVLLSDVDGLYDGDPSRPGTSRIGEVRGPGDIAHVQIGSAGKAGVGTGGMVTKVEAARIAAAAGVPVVLTSASRAADALAGRDTGTWFHATGRRSADRLLWLAHASTPQGSLTLDEGAVRAVVKGRKSLLPAGIAAVDGEFSAGDPVELRDAEGRPVARGLVNFDAKEIPQLLGRSTRELARELGPAYEREVVHRDDLVVLET; encoded by the coding sequence GTGACAGTGGCAAGACAGCAGGTGACACAGGCCCGCAGGATCGTCGTCAAGGTCGGTTCGTCCTCGTTGACGACCGCCGCGGGCGGCCTCGACGCCGACCGCGTGGACGCGCTCGTCGACGTCCTCGCCAAGGTCCGCAGCGGGGGCGAGCGGGAGATCGTCCTGGTCTCCTCCGGCGCCATCGCCGCGGGTCTGGCGCCGCTCGGTCTCGCCCGCCGCCCCAAGGACCTCGCCCGTCAGCAGGCCGCGGCGAGCGTCGGCCAGGGCCTGCTGGTCGCCCGCTACACCGCCAGCTTCGCCCGCTACGGGGTCCGCGTCGGCCAGGTGCTGCTCACCGGCGACGACACCAGCCGCCGGGCGCACTACCGCAACGCGTACCGCACCCTCGACCAGCTCCTCGCCATGGGCGCCGTGCCCGTGGTCAACGAGAACGACACCGTCGCCACCGACGAGATCCGCTTCGGCGACAACGACCGCCTGGCCGCGCTCGTCGCCCATCTCGTCCGCGCCGACCTGCTCGTCCTCCTCTCCGACGTCGACGGCCTCTACGACGGCGACCCGTCCCGGCCCGGGACCTCCCGGATCGGCGAGGTGCGCGGCCCCGGCGACATCGCCCACGTGCAGATCGGCAGCGCCGGGAAGGCGGGCGTCGGCACCGGCGGCATGGTCACCAAGGTCGAGGCCGCGCGGATCGCCGCCGCGGCCGGTGTGCCCGTCGTCCTCACCTCCGCCAGCCGCGCGGCCGACGCCCTCGCGGGCCGCGACACCGGCACCTGGTTCCACGCCACCGGCCGGCGCTCCGCCGACCGGCTGCTGTGGCTCGCCCACGCGTCGACGCCCCAGGGGTCGCTCACCCTCGACGAGGGCGCCGTGCGGGCGGTCGTCAAGGGCCGGAAGTCGCTGCTCCCCGCCGGGATCGCCGCCGTGGACGGCGAGTTCAGCGCCGGGGACCCGGTGGAGCTGCGCGACGCCGAGGGGCGCCCGGTGGCCCGCGGGCTCGTCAACTTCGACGCCAAGGAGATCCCCCAGCTGCTGGGCCGCTCCACCCGGGAGCTCGCCCGCGAACTCGGGCCCGCCTACGAACGCGAGGTCGTACACAGGGACGATCTCGTCGTCCTGGAGACCTGA